One Mobula hypostoma chromosome 31, sMobHyp1.1, whole genome shotgun sequence genomic window carries:
- the LOC134339995 gene encoding probable G-protein coupled receptor 139 — protein sequence MLETFYSVRRIFFLIIAVIGVPVNLVAIVILSRRKCGLSSCTTRYLVAMATADLLTITFDVVLWRVSYYYFPGTFLDITPVCSAISALGLAGTESSVWFTVTFTFDRFVAICCQKRKSTYCTGKIAAVVLTSTGVLLCFKNVPHFFRYRPVKVVGNIPWDCIRRPGYYTDPGWLGYRMFSTVLTPLLPFILILLLNALTVRHILVTSRVRKGLRGQNKEKNGSDPEMESRRRSVILLLTISGNFIILWSVNVAEYLYNSSAGLDQNNYNDAEYIVEHSGYMLMILSCCTNTFIYGVTQSKFREQFISAAKYPLTAIIQLVNKQNI from the exons ATGCTTGAAACGTTTTACAGTGTGAGAAGAATATTTTTCCTGATCATTGCCGTTATTGGTGTTCCTG TGAATTtagtggcgattgtgatcctgtcccggaGAAAGTGCGGACTCTCCTCCTGcaccactcgctacctggtggccatggcaACGGCGGATCTACTCACCATCACCTTTGACGTCGTACTGTGGCGGGTCAGTTATTATTACTTCCCCGGGACTTTCCTGGACATCACCCCCGTGTGCAGTGCGATCTCTGCCCTGGGACTGGCCGGCACAGAAAGttctgtctggttcaccgtcactttTACGTTTGATCGCTTTGTCGCTATCTGTTGCCAGAAGAGGAAATCGACATATTGCACCGGGAAAATTGCGGCTGTGGTTCTGACATCAACCGGCGTTCTGCTCTGCTTTAAGAATGTGCCCCATTTCTTCAGATATCGTCCTGTGAAAGTGGTTGGCAATATACCCTGGGACTGTATTCGAAGGCCTGGCTACTATACTGATCCCGGGTGGTTGGGATACAGAATGTTTTCTACCGTTCTAACGCCATTACTCCCGTTCATATTAATACTACTGCTCAACGCTCTGACAGTCAGACACATTCTAGTGACGAGTCGCGTTCGTAAGGGGCTGAGGGGTCAGAACAAGGAGAAGAACGGCAGTGAtccggagatggagagcaggaggaggtctgtgaTCTTACTTCTCACCATCTCTGGAAATTTCATCATCCTGTGGTCGGTAAATGTTGCCGAATACCTTTATAACAGCAGTGCTGGACTGGATCAAAATAATTACAACGATGCAGAATACATAGTTGAACACTCCGGAtacatgctgatgatattaagctGTTGCACAAACACATTTATTTATGGGGTAACTCAGTCCAAGTTCAGAGAGCAGTTCATCAGCGCAGCGAAATATCCGCTCACGGCAATCATTCAGCTGGTTAATAAACAAAATATCTAA
- the LOC134339929 gene encoding probable G-protein coupled receptor 139 yields MGYPAVYDIAAVFYPTLVAIGVPVNLTAIVILSRGKCGLSRCITRYLVGMATADLMVVIVVAFVEQVNYIYTYSRYLLITPVCALTVVLRNVTMDSSVWFTVSFTFDRFIAICCRKLRERYCTEGTVTVVIVTVVIVSCGKCVPFYFAVEPYAIIDNTPWRCVFTLEYATSPVWKIFELLDSILTPLLPIGLILVFNVLTVRHIIAANRVRRGLRNNGDNQKDTEVENRRKSMILLFAISANFILFWMPYVARSLKWQSQNYFYQDRHLNSPVYILQQFGYMLQILSFQKEQAVIWSPGPRAWLNWLV; encoded by the exons ATGGGATACCCAGCGGTTTACGACATCGCGGCTGTTTTCTACCCTACCCTTGTAGCGATTGGCGTCCCGG TTAATTtaacggcgattgtgatcctCTCTCGGGGAAAATGCGGACTCTCCAGATGCATCACCCGTTACCTGGTTGGAATGGCAACAGCGGATCTGATGGTGGTTATCGTCGTTGCTTTCGTGGAACAGGTCAACTATATCTACACTTATTCCAGATACCTGCTCATCACTCCTGTCTGCGCGCTGACAGTTGTACTCAGGAATGTAACGATGGACTCTTCTGTTTGGTTTACGGTCAGTTTTACCTTCGATCGCTTCATCGCAATATGTTGCCGAAAGCTGCGGGAGCGATACTGCACCGAGGGAACAGTGACGGTGGTGATCGTGACCGTGGTTATAGTGAGCTGCGGGAAATGTGTCCCGTTTTATTTTGCCGTTGAACCTTACGCCATCATTGACAACACGCCGTGGCGCTGCGTCTTCACACTGGAATACGCTACTTCACCCGTGTGGAAAATATTCGAATTGTTGGACAGCATTTTAACACCGCTGCTACCAATCGGCTTAATTCTAGTGTTCAATGTGTTAACAGTGAGGCATATCATTGCGGCAAATAGAGTCCGCAGAGGACTACGGAACAACGGCGATAATCAGAAGGATACCGAGGTGGAAAATCGTCGGAAATCGATGATATTGTTGTTTGCTATATCAGCTAATTTCATATTATTCTGGATGCCCTATGTCGCCCGTTCTCTGAAGTGGCAATCTCAAAACTACTTTTATCAGGACAGACATTTGAATTCCCCGGTATATATCCTACAGCAGTTTGGGTACATGTTGCAAATCCTCA